The Burkholderia pyrrocinia genome includes a region encoding these proteins:
- a CDS encoding GpE family phage tail protein: protein MADVALVFNWTPVVMDAMSVSELMDWRERARVRYERNE, encoded by the coding sequence ATGGCAGACGTGGCGCTGGTATTCAACTGGACGCCCGTCGTCATGGATGCAATGTCTGTTTCTGAACTGATGGATTGGCGCGAGCGGGCGCGGGTGCGGTACGAACGGAATGAATAA
- a CDS encoding phage major tail tube protein, translated as MGMPSKLKHFNVFLNGVSYIGQTQELTLPKLARKMEEWRGGGMVAPVKYDFGPEAMELEWSLGGIDKNMLNQWGTPSVDGVMLRFAGAYKNDSDDEWTAVEIVARGRYSEVDFGNAKAGDDTTTKATMALAYYKLSINGDTVIEIDAQNFIELVGGKDALTQVRKIIGV; from the coding sequence ATGGGAATGCCGTCCAAACTGAAACACTTCAACGTGTTTCTCAACGGCGTGTCGTACATCGGCCAGACGCAGGAACTGACGCTGCCGAAGCTCGCGCGCAAGATGGAGGAATGGCGCGGCGGCGGCATGGTGGCGCCGGTGAAATACGATTTTGGGCCGGAGGCGATGGAACTGGAGTGGTCGCTCGGCGGGATCGACAAGAACATGCTGAATCAGTGGGGCACGCCGTCGGTTGATGGCGTGATGCTGCGATTTGCTGGGGCGTACAAAAACGACAGTGACGATGAGTGGACCGCCGTCGAAATTGTTGCACGCGGCCGTTACTCCGAAGTCGATTTCGGTAACGCGAAAGCGGGCGACGACACCACGACCAAGGCAACGATGGCACTGGCGTACTACAAGCTTTCCATCAACGGCGACACCGTGATCGAAATCGACGCCCAAAACTTTATCGAACTCGTGGGCGGCAAGGATGCGCTCACGCAGGTCCGCAAGATCATCGGCGTTTAA
- a CDS encoding phage tail assembly protein, whose product MKELNTENTHTLDQPIRQGDNEIKAITLRKPGSGELRGVSLSDLVNLDVSALHKVLPRISTPTLTEADVSKLDPADLLQLAGIVSGFFMTKAMRANMGSPA is encoded by the coding sequence ATGAAAGAACTCAACACCGAAAACACCCATACGCTCGACCAACCGATTCGTCAGGGCGACAACGAAATCAAGGCGATCACGCTGCGCAAGCCGGGTTCCGGCGAACTACGCGGCGTGTCGCTGTCCGATCTCGTGAATCTCGACGTATCGGCGCTGCACAAGGTGCTGCCGCGTATCTCCACTCCGACGCTGACCGAGGCCGATGTTTCAAAGTTGGACCCGGCCGATCTGCTGCAACTGGCCGGGATCGTCAGCGGTTTTTTTATGACGAAAGCCATGCGAGCAAACATGGGCTCCCCGGCATAG